From a single Phycisphaeraceae bacterium genomic region:
- a CDS encoding squalene/phytoene synthase family protein, with protein sequence MTTTGSAFINRTQYLAAREACRTQAADLFFATHFLPSKDRAAIMVIRAVLRQLVEIVDPHAKEHGKPCTNEEPDNHCTKRLAMGETATGGCESCGGESPERRRAVCAAVLDFLYSGQVSGKPELDGFSTIAAEYDLPREYFDRIVNGLSSFLETRRFATWNRLRLSITPFAESEAALAFLVLRAKPEPLTGTEAAQLSAWATALHFAARLPYTSTYWKQGRLILPLEDLIRHNLTESDLDALFTPQEQSNLSKVQLDNGQLAQCWSSLMKQQCERIRTLYHGGTGWLKSLPPSGNRAAAIFGDSIFAQLERFELSNFDPTVTLCTSHRVSLWSRLARIPTAMRLKRRNSKK encoded by the coding sequence GTGACAACAACCGGATCTGCATTCATCAACCGAACTCAGTATCTCGCTGCGCGGGAGGCTTGCCGTACACAGGCAGCGGACTTGTTTTTTGCAACACACTTTCTGCCCTCCAAAGACCGTGCAGCAATCATGGTTATCCGTGCGGTTTTGCGGCAACTCGTAGAAATTGTGGATCCGCATGCCAAAGAGCACGGGAAGCCTTGTACAAATGAGGAACCCGACAACCACTGCACAAAACGACTGGCGATGGGTGAGACGGCAACAGGAGGATGCGAGAGCTGTGGCGGAGAATCCCCCGAACGCCGGAGAGCCGTCTGCGCAGCGGTCCTAGATTTTCTCTATTCGGGTCAGGTGAGCGGCAAACCGGAACTGGACGGATTTAGCACCATCGCTGCGGAATACGATCTGCCTCGTGAATACTTTGATCGCATTGTCAATGGTCTCTCATCCTTTCTCGAGACGCGCCGCTTTGCAACATGGAATCGACTACGACTGTCCATTACTCCGTTTGCGGAGTCTGAAGCTGCGCTGGCATTTTTGGTTCTTCGCGCTAAACCCGAACCTCTGACGGGTACGGAAGCAGCGCAACTGTCAGCGTGGGCGACGGCATTGCACTTTGCTGCGAGGTTGCCTTATACGTCAACCTATTGGAAGCAAGGCCGACTTATTCTTCCTCTCGAAGATCTGATTCGACACAATCTCACGGAGTCGGATCTCGATGCTCTCTTCACGCCGCAGGAACAGTCAAACCTCTCGAAGGTGCAGCTTGATAACGGACAGCTCGCGCAGTGCTGGTCCTCACTGATGAAGCAACAATGCGAACGAATCCGAACCCTTTACCACGGCGGTACGGGCTGGCTCAAGTCGCTCCCGCCTTCGGGCAACAGGGCAGCGGCGATCTTCGGCGACAGCATCTTCGCACAACTCGAACGATTTGAATTATCAAACTTTGATCCAACAGTAACCTTGTGTACATCACACCGCGTGTCGCTTTGGTCGAGACTGGCGCGGATTCCAACCGCAATGAGGCTCAAGCGCCGTAACAGCAAAAAGTAA
- a CDS encoding insulinase family protein — MTSIFMHRFDNGLWLLAEPVPGAQSLAMSLLTPAGLSREPQERQGVAPLLAEMINRGAGDLDARAHNDALDYLGINRGTSVETHHLNISATMIGSQASRALPLLFDMVLRPMLAESALEPSRDLALQSLDALDDEPQQKVFIELRHRHYGEPFGRSPLGKREDIEKVSIGDVCSYAKTAFVPSGSILGFAGKFDWNELKDQVGDLTAGWKGSIEPYDTPSRGARGYTHQTADTTQVHIGLAYDALPETAENSIYQRAAIAVLSGGMSGRLFTEVREKRGLCYSVYASYTAGKTRGSVFSYAGTTAPRAQETLDVLTGEIRRLADGIKEDEFTRAIVGMKSRLVMQGESTHSRAHAIAFDQYLFGRPRSLDELSKRVDAVKLADVNKFVLENPPPPMTLVTIGPSALEWKLGCERKS; from the coding sequence ATGACTTCGATATTTATGCATCGCTTCGATAATGGGCTATGGCTCCTCGCTGAGCCGGTACCGGGTGCGCAGTCGCTGGCGATGTCACTGTTGACTCCAGCGGGGTTATCCCGCGAGCCTCAGGAGCGACAAGGCGTCGCGCCTTTGCTGGCGGAGATGATTAACCGCGGCGCAGGTGACCTTGATGCCCGCGCCCACAACGATGCCCTTGACTATCTGGGTATCAATCGAGGCACCAGCGTTGAGACGCATCACCTCAACATCTCCGCCACGATGATTGGCTCTCAGGCTAGTCGAGCATTACCGCTGCTCTTTGATATGGTCCTTCGTCCGATGCTTGCCGAGTCGGCACTCGAACCCAGTCGAGATCTGGCGTTGCAGTCACTCGATGCGCTTGATGATGAACCACAACAAAAAGTATTCATTGAACTGCGGCATCGCCACTACGGCGAACCTTTCGGTCGTTCACCTCTTGGAAAACGAGAGGATATTGAAAAAGTATCCATTGGTGATGTGTGTTCATACGCAAAGACAGCCTTTGTGCCGAGCGGATCCATTCTCGGCTTTGCCGGTAAGTTTGACTGGAATGAATTAAAGGATCAGGTTGGAGATCTTACCGCTGGCTGGAAGGGCAGCATCGAACCATACGATACTCCATCACGCGGAGCACGCGGTTACACCCATCAGACCGCAGATACCACGCAAGTACATATCGGCTTGGCGTATGACGCACTGCCGGAAACCGCAGAGAACAGTATTTATCAGCGTGCCGCAATAGCGGTTCTCAGCGGCGGTATGAGTGGTCGTCTATTCACCGAGGTGCGTGAGAAGAGGGGACTCTGTTACTCGGTCTATGCGTCCTATACGGCTGGGAAGACGCGCGGTTCCGTGTTCAGCTATGCGGGAACCACTGCGCCGCGGGCACAGGAAACACTCGATGTCCTGACGGGCGAGATACGCAGATTGGCGGACGGCATCAAGGAAGACGAATTCACCCGTGCCATCGTCGGCATGAAATCCCGTTTGGTCATGCAGGGAGAATCGACCCATTCCCGCGCGCATGCGATTGCGTTTGATCAGTACCTTTTTGGCCGGCCACGGTCACTGGATGAATTATCAAAGCGTGTGGATGCAGTGAAATTGGCGGACGTCAACAAGTTCGTTCTGGAAAACCCACCGCCGCCGATGACGCTTGTCACAATTGGTCCAAGTGCTCTCGAATGGAAGTTAGGTTGTGAACGGAAGTCGTAA
- a CDS encoding phosphopantothenoylcysteine decarboxylase — MRLLITAGPTREPIDAVRFISNRSSGRVGISLTKSASEAGHEVMLLLGPGPATPALGPQVKVHRFETSAELKQLLEAHWRDHDVLVMAAAVADYRPLIVHEGKLPRTTAGTLTIELQPTPDIVALMAASKRVHQRVISFALEEPANLEARAIEKMKRKGVDAIVANPLETMNAHSISPVWLACDGSRDAGGRMSKDEFARWLLEKINTLL, encoded by the coding sequence ATGCGGTTGCTGATTACAGCCGGACCAACCCGCGAACCCATCGATGCGGTACGGTTCATTTCGAACCGATCGAGTGGGCGTGTTGGTATTTCGCTCACCAAATCTGCGAGCGAGGCAGGTCACGAGGTGATGTTGTTATTGGGGCCTGGTCCTGCGACTCCGGCGCTTGGTCCGCAAGTGAAAGTTCACCGCTTTGAAACGTCTGCAGAATTAAAGCAACTGCTTGAAGCGCACTGGCGTGATCATGATGTGCTCGTAATGGCTGCTGCCGTCGCCGACTATCGACCGTTAATCGTTCATGAAGGCAAACTTCCTCGCACGACGGCCGGCACGTTGACGATCGAACTCCAGCCAACACCTGATATCGTGGCACTGATGGCCGCATCAAAGCGAGTTCATCAGCGCGTGATTTCGTTTGCACTTGAAGAACCTGCGAATCTTGAAGCCCGTGCGATTGAAAAAATGAAACGCAAAGGTGTAGATGCAATCGTCGCCAATCCGCTTGAGACCATGAATGCCCATTCCATCTCACCCGTCTGGCTCGCCTGTGACGGCAGCCGTGATGCAGGTGGAAGAATGAGCAAGGACGAATTTGCTCGGTGGCTTTTAGAAAAGATCAATACACTGCTTTAG
- a CDS encoding alpha-L-fucosidase: MSIRFRQIHLDFHTGPAIPDVGCDFDATEFAQCAKEAHVNSMTLFAKCHHGHLYYDTKSPARHPGLRHGLDLLGEQIEALHSVGIRAPIYISVQCDEYAANTQPGWRAVAADGRLVGGGPTQSNSFGGWHILDMSSPYADYLADQIVEVCKKFKPVDGMFLDMCWDQESVSRYATDGMLKLGLNPDEAVDRKKYAHHVALGYMARYKKLIEDQHKGKKIPVVFNSRSLSNLVEEAKYLRHVEIEALPSGGWGYMYFPINVRFARNFGLPTLGMTARFHKGWADFGGLKTDAALLYECTQMLSQGSQCSVGDQLHPRGILDKAAYELIGRVYSHVEACEPWCSDAKPCADIGVIFVPEDGFQVRPGGGIEGVVRALQQLKHQFDFLPPTGSLTGYDLIIVPESVKVDAALTKKLKAHLKAGGSLLVTGHAALDEAGKPIMSELGVACSGVSPYTTTYLRFDRAIQKGIAEADHVMYEQGLRLTPLRGSESLGRVVEPYFERNWRHFSSHAQTPYDKMSRYSIAVQKDRVITIAYPIFTAYASHGNLPYRHLIAQAIDRLLPDPLLRVGGPSFLEASVLRQGSRHIVHLLSFAPQRRTQNRDIVEDPTPIIGVPISLKLPQMPQRVYLAPEGKEMAFTYEAGRVSVKVTHDRGHVMVVFE, encoded by the coding sequence ATGTCCATACGATTTCGTCAGATTCATCTCGACTTTCATACCGGCCCAGCGATCCCTGATGTTGGTTGTGATTTTGATGCGACGGAGTTTGCACAATGCGCCAAAGAGGCACACGTGAATAGCATGACGCTGTTTGCCAAGTGTCATCATGGCCACCTTTATTACGACACAAAAAGCCCCGCTCGACATCCCGGACTCAGACACGGGCTTGATCTGCTGGGTGAGCAGATCGAAGCGCTGCACTCCGTGGGGATTCGTGCGCCGATATACATCAGTGTTCAGTGCGATGAATATGCCGCGAATACTCAACCCGGCTGGCGTGCTGTCGCAGCCGACGGTCGGCTCGTCGGCGGGGGGCCGACTCAATCCAACTCATTCGGAGGATGGCATATTCTCGATATGTCGAGTCCATATGCTGATTACCTGGCGGATCAGATTGTCGAGGTCTGCAAAAAGTTCAAGCCGGTGGATGGAATGTTCCTCGATATGTGCTGGGATCAGGAAAGCGTCTCGCGTTATGCGACGGATGGCATGCTCAAGCTGGGACTGAATCCCGATGAAGCGGTTGACCGCAAAAAATATGCCCACCACGTTGCGCTGGGCTATATGGCCAGATATAAGAAGTTGATTGAAGATCAACACAAGGGGAAGAAAATCCCTGTAGTTTTTAACAGCCGGTCGCTCTCAAATCTCGTTGAGGAAGCGAAATATCTGCGCCATGTGGAAATTGAAGCGCTACCCAGCGGCGGATGGGGTTACATGTATTTTCCGATCAATGTGCGCTTCGCACGAAATTTCGGTCTGCCGACGCTCGGTATGACCGCGAGGTTCCACAAAGGATGGGCGGACTTCGGCGGGCTGAAGACCGACGCAGCACTCCTGTACGAGTGCACGCAGATGCTCAGCCAAGGCTCGCAGTGCAGCGTGGGTGATCAACTGCATCCGCGAGGCATCCTTGACAAGGCAGCGTATGAACTGATCGGACGTGTGTACTCGCATGTCGAAGCATGTGAGCCTTGGTGCAGTGATGCCAAACCGTGTGCGGATATCGGCGTCATCTTTGTGCCGGAAGATGGTTTTCAGGTGCGTCCTGGTGGTGGAATTGAAGGTGTCGTTCGTGCATTGCAACAGTTGAAGCATCAATTTGATTTTCTACCTCCAACCGGATCACTGACGGGATACGACCTGATTATTGTGCCCGAATCAGTGAAGGTGGATGCAGCTCTGACGAAGAAGTTAAAGGCACATCTCAAGGCAGGTGGATCATTACTCGTCACTGGTCATGCTGCACTCGATGAAGCCGGTAAGCCGATCATGTCGGAGTTGGGTGTGGCATGTTCCGGTGTGTCACCGTACACAACCACATATTTAAGATTCGATCGAGCGATCCAGAAAGGAATTGCCGAGGCGGATCATGTCATGTATGAGCAAGGTCTGCGGCTTACTCCTCTTCGTGGATCGGAGTCGCTTGGTCGTGTCGTCGAGCCATACTTTGAGCGAAATTGGCGTCATTTCAGCTCACACGCGCAGACCCCATACGACAAGATGTCGCGTTACTCGATTGCGGTGCAAAAGGACCGAGTCATCACAATCGCCTATCCGATTTTTACCGCTTACGCATCTCATGGAAACCTCCCGTACCGTCACCTTATTGCACAGGCGATAGATCGGTTACTGCCGGATCCGTTATTACGTGTCGGCGGGCCGAGTTTTCTGGAGGCTTCAGTGCTCAGACAAGGCTCACGCCACATTGTTCACCTGCTGAGCTTTGCACCACAGAGAAGGACACAAAATCGGGATATTGTTGAGGATCCCACGCCAATCATCGGCGTGCCGATATCGCTGAAGCTGCCCCAAATGCCGCAGCGCGTGTATCTGGCACCCGAAGGCAAGGAGATGGCGTTTACCTATGAAGCTGGTCGTGTTTCGGTAAAGGTGACCCATGACCGCGGGCATGTCATGGTGGTGTTTGAGTAA